A single region of the Devosia sp. FJ2-5-3 genome encodes:
- a CDS encoding response regulator transcription factor, protein MTHAAAPRQCLLVEDQPTTRDWMEGVLELAFPGVSIATAATLRAAYAWLDARQDPVWLAVIDLGLPDGSGIDLVRRLAQDRPATLPVVASIYDDDAHLFDAIAAGARGYVLKDEEPALLVGYLQRIERGEPPLSPSIALRMLDHFRGPRRKIDDDAGLSPRETEVLALLARGLTVAEAARRLGLQPQTVASYVKVIYQKLCVSSRAEATREAVRRGLA, encoded by the coding sequence ATGACCCACGCTGCCGCGCCCCGCCAATGCCTCCTCGTCGAAGACCAGCCGACCACGCGCGACTGGATGGAGGGGGTGCTGGAACTGGCCTTTCCCGGCGTCAGCATCGCCACGGCGGCAACGCTTCGCGCCGCCTATGCCTGGCTCGATGCCCGCCAGGACCCGGTCTGGCTGGCCGTCATCGATCTGGGCCTGCCCGATGGCTCGGGGATCGATCTGGTGCGCCGCCTTGCGCAGGACCGCCCCGCAACCCTCCCCGTCGTCGCCTCCATCTATGATGACGACGCCCACCTCTTCGACGCCATTGCCGCGGGCGCCCGTGGCTATGTTCTCAAGGACGAGGAACCAGCGCTTCTGGTCGGCTATCTCCAGCGCATCGAACGCGGCGAGCCGCCGCTCTCGCCCTCCATCGCCCTGCGCATGCTCGACCATTTCCGCGGCCCCAGGCGAAAAATCGACGACGACGCCGGTCTCAGCCCCCGCGAAACCGAAGTGCTGGCGCTCCTCGCCCGCGGCCTTACGGTTGCGGAGGCCGCGCGCCGCCTCGGGCTCCAGCCGCAGACCGTCGCCTCCTATGTGAAGGTGATCTACCAGAAATTGTGCGTCTCGAGCCGGGCCGAGGCCACGCGGGAAGCGGTGCGACGCGGCCTCGCCTGA
- a CDS encoding ATP-binding protein, translating into MSRAPLSPGLIIIAMTTLIAVSAGVILWLAASTPWLGVGLVPRDGLVVLEGPAWGLEAGTEILSISAADGTRHTIEAQDLLAEPDSLPTYAAINALYDRQQALFDLIGEPVIAIEVRTDAGLRTLDIAPAPRPLGSLPGSFWIQFVTGITSALIAFWVWSLRPRLLAPTLFALSGLGVLMVTLSSAYYAHRGLALPADAFRVLMLINHFGILAFSSGMIGLFLVYPRRLVHPRWLWLVPALLGPPFVLDSLQILIEAGHYYLLVMAITLTIMALIVAQYWATRRHPDERAVLGWLGLSVAIAIGSFALMSVTPALLGYDTPLSQHYAAGGIIIIYLGLALGLRRYRLFELGHWAYRILFYMLGVFALIALDAALLVGLGVGEAPALALSLLLIGLIYLPLRDWVWRRFFAPRHIEEHELFSAAMAVAFAPSRVDSARRWRDLLARLFDPLQAVDHTNDLNAPSVSEDGLTMTLPAVAGAPGLRLSHPFGGRGLFQPGHLALAADLVTLTERAEESRQAYMRGVGEERRRMARDLHDDVGARLLTGLHTADERTRPTLQAALSDIRAIVSGLAGEEAELDRVLAQIRHEAARRLEAAEIGLDWPLVDALGMAADVRIDYRAHKTLTSAAREIVSNVIRHSGADTLTVALECTPENLVLRFADNGRGLPATALAGETTGYGLRNLRQRLADLGGSVAFGTTGGTTITLALPLHLAEPPEPGVNFPHSAVDLPS; encoded by the coding sequence ATGTCCCGTGCCCCGCTTTCTCCCGGCCTTATCATCATCGCCATGACGACGCTTATTGCCGTCTCGGCCGGCGTGATCTTGTGGCTGGCCGCCAGCACGCCCTGGCTCGGCGTCGGGCTCGTGCCCCGCGACGGGCTTGTGGTCCTGGAGGGCCCGGCCTGGGGCCTTGAGGCAGGGACGGAAATCCTCTCCATCTCGGCAGCGGACGGCACGCGCCACACGATCGAGGCGCAGGATCTTCTCGCCGAGCCGGACTCGCTGCCCACCTATGCTGCGATCAATGCGCTCTATGACCGGCAGCAGGCCCTGTTCGATCTCATCGGCGAGCCCGTCATTGCGATCGAAGTCAGGACCGATGCGGGACTGCGGACCCTCGATATCGCTCCCGCCCCGCGACCGCTCGGCTCGCTGCCGGGCAGTTTCTGGATCCAGTTCGTCACCGGAATAACGAGCGCTCTCATCGCCTTCTGGGTCTGGTCCTTGCGCCCGCGCCTGCTTGCCCCGACGCTTTTCGCCCTCTCGGGCCTGGGCGTGTTGATGGTGACGCTGAGTTCGGCCTATTATGCGCATCGCGGTCTCGCCCTGCCGGCCGATGCCTTCCGCGTCCTTATGCTCATCAACCATTTCGGCATCCTCGCCTTCAGCTCGGGCATGATCGGGCTGTTCCTCGTCTATCCCCGCCGGCTTGTTCACCCCCGCTGGCTCTGGCTCGTGCCCGCCCTGCTGGGCCCGCCCTTCGTGCTCGATTCGCTCCAGATCCTCATCGAGGCCGGGCACTATTATCTCCTCGTCATGGCCATCACCCTGACCATCATGGCGCTCATCGTGGCACAATATTGGGCGACGCGGCGCCATCCCGATGAGCGCGCCGTCCTGGGCTGGCTGGGACTTTCGGTGGCCATCGCCATTGGCAGCTTTGCGCTGATGTCCGTTACCCCCGCCCTCCTGGGCTACGACACGCCGCTTTCCCAGCATTATGCCGCGGGCGGCATCATCATCATCTATCTCGGCCTGGCGCTGGGACTGCGGCGCTATCGGCTGTTCGAGCTGGGGCACTGGGCCTATCGCATCCTTTTCTACATGCTGGGTGTCTTCGCGCTTATTGCGCTCGATGCCGCCTTGCTTGTCGGCCTCGGGGTTGGCGAAGCGCCGGCCCTGGCCCTGTCGCTCCTGCTGATCGGCCTGATCTACCTGCCTCTGCGCGACTGGGTCTGGCGGCGCTTCTTCGCGCCGCGGCACATCGAGGAGCATGAGCTGTTTTCTGCGGCCATGGCGGTCGCCTTCGCCCCCAGCAGGGTGGACAGCGCCCGGCGCTGGCGCGACCTTCTGGCCCGGCTATTCGACCCTTTGCAGGCCGTCGACCACACCAATGATCTGAACGCCCCAAGCGTCAGCGAGGACGGTCTCACCATGACCCTGCCTGCCGTGGCTGGGGCGCCGGGGCTCCGCCTCTCGCATCCTTTTGGTGGTCGCGGGCTGTTCCAGCCGGGTCATCTCGCGCTGGCCGCCGATCTGGTCACCCTCACCGAACGCGCCGAGGAAAGCCGACAGGCCTATATGCGCGGCGTGGGCGAGGAGCGCCGCCGCATGGCGCGCGACCTGCACGACGATGTCGGCGCGCGTCTCCTTACGGGCCTCCACACCGCCGATGAACGCACCCGCCCCACGCTCCAGGCGGCGCTCAGCGATATCCGCGCCATCGTCTCCGGCCTCGCCGGAGAAGAAGCCGAACTGGACCGCGTTCTCGCCCAAATCCGCCACGAAGCCGCCCGCCGGCTTGAAGCGGCGGAGATCGGTCTCGACTGGCCGCTGGTCGACGCATTGGGCATGGCGGCGGATGTCCGCATCGATTATCGCGCCCACAAGACGCTCACCTCGGCCGCGCGCGAAATCGTCTCCAATGTCATCCGCCACTCCGGCGCCGACACCCTGACCGTGGCGCTCGAGTGCACGCCCGAAAACCTCGTCCTGCGCTTTGCGGACAATGGGCGCGGTCTCCCGGCCACGGCCCTCGCCGGCGAAACCACCGGCTATGGCCTGCGCAATCTGCGCCAGCGCCTCGCCGATCTCGGCGGCAGCGTGGCGTTTGGCACAACGGGCGGGACGACAATTACGCTCGCTTTGCCCCTCCATCTCGCCGAGCCCCCGGAACCGGGGGTGAACTTCCCCCATAGCGCGGTAGATTTGCCCTCATGA
- a CDS encoding SDR family NAD(P)-dependent oxidoreductase, whose product MYQLLDPSRFVVFITGATSGFGAAAARRYVAAGGKVVATGRREDRLEALQAELGKDNCHIITLDVRDRAALEKAIADIPAPFDAINIVLANAGLALGLQPAAEADLDDWQTMIDTNISGLVYTVRLLLPGLIARGGGQVVTLGSVAGEYAYPGGSVYGATKAFVKHFALNLRSDLQGKNVRVTDIEPGLTETEFSLVRFKGDEGKASAPYSGTKAMNAEDIAESIFWATSLPEHVNINKIQLMATTQAIGPFDIYREK is encoded by the coding sequence ATGTATCAGCTGCTCGATCCCAGCCGCTTCGTCGTCTTCATCACCGGCGCCACTTCCGGCTTCGGTGCCGCCGCAGCGCGCCGCTATGTGGCCGCCGGCGGCAAGGTCGTTGCGACGGGACGGCGCGAGGATCGCCTCGAGGCGCTGCAGGCCGAACTGGGCAAGGACAATTGCCACATCATCACTCTCGACGTACGCGACCGCGCCGCGCTCGAAAAGGCCATCGCCGACATCCCCGCGCCTTTTGACGCCATCAATATCGTGCTCGCCAATGCCGGGCTGGCGCTGGGACTTCAGCCCGCCGCCGAGGCCGATCTCGACGACTGGCAGACCATGATCGACACCAATATCTCCGGCCTCGTCTATACGGTGCGCTTGCTGCTGCCGGGCCTGATCGCCCGCGGCGGCGGTCAGGTGGTGACGCTCGGCTCGGTGGCCGGCGAATATGCCTATCCCGGCGGCTCGGTCTATGGCGCCACCAAGGCCTTCGTGAAACACTTTGCCCTTAATCTGCGCTCGGACCTGCAGGGCAAGAATGTCCGCGTGACCGATATCGAGCCCGGCCTCACCGAAACAGAGTTTTCGCTGGTCCGCTTCAAGGGCGACGAGGGCAAGGCCTCGGCCCCCTATTCCGGCACCAAGGCCATGAACGCCGAAGACATTGCCGAAAGCATCTTCTGGGCAACCTCCCTGCCCGAGCATGTCAACATCAACAAGATCCAGTTGATGGCCACAACGCAGGCCATCGGCCCCTTCGACATCTATCGGGAAAAGTAG
- a CDS encoding autotransporter assembly complex family protein, giving the protein MACAAVTVPAAHGFELFGFKFFEDESEAAADAVIVDPQPYVVTFSASESGAAETAARNASALIADEAEPASGAAGLIAKARGDYRRILAGLYNEGYYGGAVSIRIGGVEAASLAPDVNLPDPVDVTIAVTTGPLFTFRDVAVVNQAPATDDPEDQVEPPVMRGFGAGQVAKSSVILTAERLALAAWQQQGYAKAEIIGREVVADHATQTVDARIVVNPGRLAAFGPVNVTGAQAMNPDFIRQQTGLVVGQEYDPDEVIRAQKRLDRLEVFRAARFEAADSIGSDGLLPYQLIVDELPGRRFGVGATYSTVDGLGVEGYHLWRNLFGQAERLRLDARVASIAWPVDTAEFDYFVGGTFTKPGFLTPDTDLVAVVSAERTIYPTYTETSAAGRLGLTHFFSDEITFEGGMSFKRARFDDGFGTRDFSTVGLYAGATYDGRDSSVNPTEGFYASGMLEPFYDLRFGRAGARITIEGRTYFGFSEDDAFILAGRIKGGALVGPDLSEIPPDKLFFAGGGGSVRGYGFKSIGVDNGAGVVTGGRYLLEGSLEARAKVTEDIGIVGFVDGGYVAADTFPGLDDLRLGAGIGARYFTGLGPLRLDLAVPLNKRPGDPDYAIYAGIGQAF; this is encoded by the coding sequence ATGGCATGTGCTGCCGTGACGGTTCCGGCCGCCCATGGTTTTGAGCTTTTTGGCTTCAAGTTTTTCGAGGACGAGAGCGAAGCTGCTGCCGACGCCGTGATCGTCGACCCGCAACCCTATGTGGTCACCTTTTCCGCCAGCGAAAGCGGGGCTGCCGAGACGGCGGCGCGCAATGCTTCGGCGCTGATTGCCGACGAGGCCGAGCCGGCTTCCGGCGCTGCCGGGCTCATCGCCAAGGCGCGTGGCGATTATCGGCGCATTCTCGCCGGCCTCTATAATGAAGGCTATTACGGCGGCGCCGTCAGCATCCGCATTGGCGGGGTCGAGGCCGCTAGCCTGGCGCCCGACGTCAATTTGCCCGATCCGGTCGACGTGACCATTGCCGTCACCACCGGCCCACTCTTCACCTTCCGCGATGTCGCGGTCGTCAATCAGGCGCCGGCAACCGATGATCCCGAAGACCAGGTCGAGCCGCCGGTCATGCGCGGCTTCGGGGCGGGGCAGGTGGCAAAATCCTCGGTCATTCTGACGGCCGAACGGCTGGCGCTCGCTGCCTGGCAGCAGCAGGGCTACGCCAAGGCCGAGATCATCGGCCGCGAGGTCGTCGCCGACCACGCCACGCAGACGGTGGACGCCAGGATCGTCGTCAATCCCGGGCGCCTCGCTGCCTTTGGACCGGTGAACGTCACCGGCGCCCAGGCGATGAACCCAGATTTCATCCGCCAGCAGACCGGCCTCGTCGTCGGCCAGGAATATGACCCGGATGAAGTGATCCGCGCGCAAAAGCGTCTCGACCGGCTGGAAGTGTTCCGGGCCGCCCGTTTCGAGGCTGCCGACTCGATCGGCTCCGACGGTCTCTTGCCCTATCAGCTGATCGTCGACGAATTGCCCGGTCGCCGCTTTGGCGTCGGCGCGACCTATTCGACGGTCGATGGGCTGGGTGTGGAAGGCTACCACCTCTGGCGCAATCTCTTCGGACAGGCCGAACGGCTGCGCCTCGATGCGCGCGTCGCCAGCATTGCCTGGCCGGTGGACACGGCCGAGTTCGACTATTTCGTCGGCGGCACCTTTACCAAGCCGGGGTTCCTCACGCCCGATACCGATCTCGTGGCGGTGGTTTCGGCCGAACGCACCATCTACCCGACCTATACCGAGACTTCGGCGGCGGGGCGGCTGGGCCTCACGCATTTCTTCTCGGACGAAATCACCTTCGAAGGGGGCATGAGCTTCAAGCGCGCCCGCTTCGATGACGGTTTCGGCACGCGCGATTTCTCGACCGTGGGGCTCTATGCGGGCGCGACCTATGATGGGCGCGACAGCAGTGTGAACCCGACCGAGGGCTTTTATGCCTCGGGCATGCTCGAGCCCTTCTACGATCTGCGCTTCGGCAGGGCCGGCGCCCGCATCACCATCGAGGGCCGGACCTATTTCGGCTTTTCCGAAGACGACGCGTTCATTCTCGCCGGGCGCATCAAGGGTGGCGCACTGGTCGGTCCCGACCTCAGCGAAATTCCGCCCGACAAGCTGTTCTTTGCCGGCGGTGGCGGCTCGGTGCGCGGCTATGGCTTCAAGTCCATCGGCGTCGACAATGGCGCCGGCGTCGTGACCGGCGGGCGCTATCTCCTCGAAGGTTCGCTCGAGGCCCGCGCCAAGGTCACCGAGGATATCGGCATCGTCGGCTTCGTGGATGGTGGCTATGTCGCTGCCGATACTTTCCCAGGGCTCGATGATCTGCGCCTCGGCGCCGGCATCGGCGCCCGCTATTTTACCGGTCTCGGCCCGCTGCGGCTGGATCTGGCCGTGCCGCTCAACAAGCGGCCCGGCGATCCGGACTACGCCATCTATGCCGGTATCGGACAGGCATTCTGA
- a CDS encoding translocation/assembly module TamB domain-containing protein, translating into MVTLPKISRRFTYVAALLVPVIGVPVALVAQDVLSMPEEQQKDWLTSFVEDRLSTPERQIRLSNIDGILGSDVSVREITISDQQGVWLRVNNASLNWNQGALFTGKLDVRSLRADSIDYIRNAVPAEGVDLPPPEAGSFEIPEFPVAIQLGELAVPRVTFGENVFGLGSEISLAGSLTLEGGNLDTALDITRLDGPGGTLGLDVAYLRADNSIDLSLDLNEPANGVIANLLNIEGRPAMQLTLAGAGPVDDLVAELNLLADGQPALAGKATIEQAADGLSIVADLGGPLSRLVAEPYRPFFGAETRLTANATMRSAGGFDLNAVSLSGGQLSLTASGATTADNFLSRLDLEARIADPSGAPVTLPVAGNTTRVGEARFSIDFGDDDGGNWTAALDIERFETDGFASRQLAFDVAGVASNLSDPANRMVTFNGDGALSGIAAEPAIKAALGDSVGLGLAGMWQGGQPIQLAQLRVVGEALTASLAGVIDGTAFKGRIGLQTDSIAPFSGLAGRQLTGGLLLDAEGEVQAVGGAFDLTFDGTGTNLSVDDETADKLLAGEVALSGRLARNENGIIADDFAITNPQVQFTADGVYASDTADFAIGLDLADLALLSEEASGALRVRGTAKSAAPEDPIALALDADVQSGTLVGRTLRDAQLGLDLDLLAGKISGSVDGVAMLDGYRATLVSQIAVDEVRQALTGMAFEIAGTRISGEVARAVDTELLTGSIDLSAQDISLAAALLLQEASGAVTARIDFAPSDGEQGATVSANAANLRVNDIAIGRADIAATVGDLFGVPAIDGTINAGAISVAGTTINLLDAKASQSGDTTNFEARAALATGTGVAVDGSLSPVTGGYRLGLDHANLVQGQLSARLANPTTLLVEGESVALDAVRFDVGSGRITASGTAGTALDLNVDISALPLSIANAIVPSLGLAGTLEGNARITGSASDPRVSFDARGNGINAAAIAPFGITPLSASTRGTFANNSVAIEALSANGSGGLALTGSGRVPLAGSGLSLSLNGSAPLALANRFLIDRGGQLSGTASFDAQVSGSLANPQFGGSVSTSGAGYVDPELNLRLANIAGRARLDGTTATIETLSANLATGGSASVSGTVGLTGAFPANLTLNVNSARYADGDLFIATVTGSLGLTGNLTGTPLLAGTVLVEQANITVPEGFGGGAQLIDVEHRSAPAAVAQTLSRAKITSNGAPVPQSRSPGMLLDVTLNAPNQIFIRGRGLDAEVGGSVRLTGPLNNIQPVGAFSLNRGRLSILGQRITFERGTVTLVGDLDPQLDFVATTQADDITVVVTVSGRVSALDINFSSNPQLPQDEVLARLIFKRSMGELSPLQLAQLAAAAGELVGAGGGGGGLLGGLRGAAGLADLDVVTDAQGNVGVEAGTYLQDNVYLGVTAGANGQSKVTINLDVTEDLTVKGAAGQDGNSSLGVFYERDY; encoded by the coding sequence ATGGTTACCCTGCCCAAGATCTCGCGCCGCTTCACCTATGTCGCGGCCCTGCTCGTGCCAGTTATCGGCGTGCCGGTGGCGCTGGTGGCGCAGGACGTGCTGTCCATGCCCGAAGAGCAGCAAAAGGACTGGCTGACGAGTTTCGTCGAAGACCGGCTCTCGACGCCCGAGCGACAGATCCGGCTATCCAATATCGACGGCATTCTGGGGTCCGACGTCTCGGTGCGCGAGATTACCATCTCGGACCAGCAGGGCGTCTGGCTGCGCGTCAACAATGCGAGCCTCAACTGGAACCAGGGCGCGCTCTTTACCGGCAAGCTGGATGTCCGTTCGCTGCGCGCCGACAGCATCGACTATATCCGCAATGCCGTGCCGGCCGAAGGCGTCGATCTGCCTCCGCCCGAAGCCGGTTCGTTCGAAATTCCCGAGTTTCCGGTTGCCATCCAGCTGGGTGAGCTGGCGGTGCCGCGCGTCACCTTCGGCGAAAACGTCTTCGGGCTCGGCTCGGAAATTTCGCTGGCTGGGTCCCTGACGCTCGAGGGTGGCAATCTCGATACTGCGCTCGATATCACCCGCCTCGATGGGCCTGGCGGCACGCTGGGGCTCGATGTCGCCTATCTGCGCGCCGACAATTCCATCGATCTGTCGCTCGATCTCAACGAGCCTGCCAATGGCGTCATCGCCAATCTCCTCAATATCGAGGGGAGGCCGGCCATGCAGCTCACCCTTGCCGGGGCAGGGCCGGTCGACGATCTCGTGGCCGAGCTGAACCTCCTCGCCGATGGCCAGCCGGCGCTGGCGGGCAAGGCGACCATCGAGCAGGCTGCGGACGGCCTTTCCATCGTCGCCGATCTCGGCGGGCCGCTGTCGCGTCTCGTCGCCGAACCCTATCGTCCCTTCTTTGGCGCGGAAACGCGACTGACCGCCAATGCGACGATGCGTTCGGCGGGCGGGTTCGACCTCAATGCGGTGTCGCTGAGCGGCGGACAATTGTCGCTGACGGCGAGCGGGGCCACTACGGCGGACAATTTCCTCTCCCGGCTCGATCTCGAGGCGCGGATTGCCGATCCCTCGGGCGCACCCGTGACCCTGCCGGTCGCGGGCAATACGACGCGCGTCGGCGAGGCCCGTTTCAGCATCGATTTTGGTGACGACGACGGCGGCAACTGGACTGCCGCGCTGGATATCGAGCGCTTCGAAACAGATGGCTTCGCCTCCCGGCAACTGGCCTTCGACGTCGCCGGCGTCGCCAGCAATCTCTCCGATCCGGCCAATCGCATGGTCACCTTCAATGGCGACGGCGCGCTGTCGGGTATTGCCGCCGAGCCGGCGATCAAGGCAGCTTTGGGCGACAGCGTCGGCCTCGGCCTTGCCGGCATGTGGCAGGGTGGCCAGCCCATCCAGCTGGCGCAATTGCGCGTGGTCGGCGAAGCGCTGACCGCCAGCCTTGCCGGCGTCATCGACGGCACCGCCTTCAAGGGCCGCATTGGCCTTCAGACCGACAGCATTGCGCCGTTCTCGGGTCTTGCGGGTCGCCAGCTGACCGGTGGGTTACTGCTCGATGCCGAGGGCGAAGTGCAAGCCGTCGGCGGCGCATTCGACCTGACCTTTGACGGCACCGGCACCAATCTTTCCGTGGATGACGAAACGGCCGACAAGCTCCTTGCCGGCGAGGTCGCACTGTCGGGCCGCCTGGCGCGGAACGAAAACGGCATCATCGCCGACGATTTCGCCATTACCAATCCGCAGGTGCAGTTCACCGCCGATGGCGTCTATGCCAGCGACACGGCCGATTTCGCCATCGGGCTCGATCTCGCTGACCTGGCGTTGCTCTCGGAGGAAGCCAGCGGTGCGCTGCGCGTGCGCGGCACGGCAAAGTCCGCCGCGCCGGAAGATCCGATCGCGCTGGCTCTCGACGCCGATGTGCAGAGCGGCACGCTGGTCGGCCGCACCCTGCGCGACGCGCAATTGGGGCTCGACCTCGACCTGCTCGCCGGCAAGATTTCCGGTTCCGTCGATGGCGTCGCCATGCTCGACGGCTATCGCGCCACCTTGGTCAGCCAGATCGCGGTGGACGAAGTGCGCCAGGCCCTCACGGGAATGGCCTTTGAAATTGCCGGCACGCGCATTTCGGGCGAAGTGGCGCGCGCGGTGGATACGGAACTGCTCACCGGCAGCATCGATCTCTCGGCCCAGGATATTTCGCTGGCTGCCGCACTGCTGCTGCAAGAGGCCTCCGGCGCCGTCACTGCCCGGATCGATTTTGCACCGAGTGACGGCGAGCAGGGCGCGACTGTGTCCGCCAATGCCGCAAACCTCCGCGTCAACGACATCGCGATCGGCCGCGCCGACATTGCCGCCACCGTCGGCGATCTCTTCGGCGTTCCGGCCATCGATGGCACCATCAATGCCGGCGCCATCTCGGTCGCGGGCACCACGATCAACCTCCTCGACGCCAAGGCCAGCCAAAGCGGGGATACTACCAATTTCGAGGCGCGCGCCGCGCTGGCGACCGGCACCGGCGTCGCTGTCGACGGATCCTTGAGCCCGGTGACCGGCGGCTATCGCCTGGGGCTCGATCACGCCAACCTCGTCCAGGGGCAGCTCTCGGCGCGTCTGGCCAACCCCACCACGCTTCTGGTCGAAGGCGAGAGCGTCGCGCTCGACGCCGTGCGCTTCGATGTTGGCTCGGGCCGCATCACCGCCAGCGGCACTGCCGGCACTGCGCTCGATCTCAATGTCGACATCTCGGCCCTGCCGCTCTCCATCGCCAATGCAATCGTCCCGAGCCTCGGGCTTGCCGGCACGCTTGAAGGCAATGCGCGCATCACGGGTTCGGCCTCCGACCCACGTGTCAGTTTTGACGCGCGGGGCAATGGCATCAATGCTGCGGCTATCGCGCCGTTCGGCATCACTCCGCTCAGCGCTTCGACGCGCGGCACATTTGCCAACAATTCCGTTGCTATCGAGGCGCTCAGCGCCAATGGTTCGGGCGGGCTTGCACTCACCGGTTCGGGCCGCGTGCCATTGGCCGGGTCGGGGCTTTCCCTTTCGCTCAATGGCTCGGCGCCATTGGCGCTCGCCAACCGCTTCCTCATCGACCGGGGCGGGCAATTGTCCGGCACGGCCAGTTTTGATGCGCAGGTCAGCGGGAGCCTCGCGAACCCGCAATTCGGCGGATCGGTGTCCACTAGCGGGGCAGGCTATGTCGATCCCGAGCTCAATCTGCGTCTGGCCAATATTGCCGGCCGGGCGCGGCTCGATGGCACCACCGCCACCATCGAGACGCTCAGCGCCAACCTTGCCACCGGCGGCAGTGCCTCGGTTTCCGGTACGGTCGGTCTCACCGGGGCCTTCCCGGCCAATCTCACGCTCAATGTCAATTCGGCCCGCTATGCCGATGGCGATCTTTTCATTGCCACGGTGACGGGCAGCCTCGGGCTGACCGGCAATCTCACCGGCACGCCGCTCCTTGCCGGAACGGTCCTCGTCGAACAGGCCAATATCACCGTGCCGGAAGGCTTTGGCGGTGGTGCGCAATTGATCGATGTCGAGCACCGCTCCGCGCCAGCGGCCGTGGCGCAGACGCTCAGCCGCGCCAAGATCACCAGCAATGGCGCGCCCGTGCCGCAGAGCCGCTCGCCCGGCATGCTGCTCGACGTCACGCTCAACGCGCCCAACCAGATCTTCATTCGCGGCCGTGGCCTCGACGCGGAAGTGGGTGGGTCGGTGCGTCTCACCGGGCCGCTGAACAACATCCAGCCCGTCGGCGCCTTCTCGCTCAATCGCGGCCGGCTCTCCATTCTTGGCCAGCGCATCACCTTCGAGCGCGGAACCGTCACGCTGGTCGGCGATCTCGATCCGCAGCTTGATTTCGTGGCGACCACCCAGGCCGACGACATTACCGTGGTAGTCACCGTGTCCGGGCGCGTCTCGGCACTGGACATCAATTTCAGCTCCAATCCGCAATTGCCGCAGGACGAAGTGCTCGCGCGCCTCATCTTCAAGCGCTCCATGGGCGAATTGTCGCCGCTGCAACTGGCGCAATTGGCTGCGGCAGCGGGTGAACTGGTCGGTGCAGGTGGCGGCGGTGGCGGTCTCCTCGGCGGCCTTCGCGGCGCCGCGGGCCTTGCCGATCTCGATGTGGTCACCGATGCCCAGGGCAATGTCGGCGTCGAGGCGGGCACCTATCTCCAGGACAATGTCTATCTCGGCGTCACCGCCGGGGCCAATGGCCAGAGCAAGGTGACCATCAATCTCGATGTGACCGAGGATCTCACCGTCAAGGGTGCGGCCGGCCAGGACGGCAATTCCAGCCTCGGCGTGTTCTACGAGCGCGATTACTGA